In Taeniopygia guttata chromosome 7, bTaeGut7.mat, whole genome shotgun sequence, a single window of DNA contains:
- the SLC35F5 gene encoding solute carrier family 35 member F5: MLWVFIMNRMSSQSSSSAQRRRMALGIVILLLVDVIWVASSELTSYVFSRYNKPFFSTFAKTSMFVLYLFGFIVWKPWRQQCTRGFRGRHAAFFADAEGYFAACTTDSTVNSSLSEPLYVPVKFHDLPTEKNGSNSSDAEKTPKKPRVRFSNIMEIRQLPSSHALEAKLSRMSYPNVKEQESILKTVGKLTASQVAKISFFFCFVWFLANFSYQEALSDTQVAIVNILSSTSGLFTLILAAVFPSNSGDRFTLSKLLAVILSIGGVVLVNLSGSEKSAGKDTIGSIWSLVGAMLYAVYIVMIKRKVDREDKLDIPMFFGFVGLFNLLLLWPGFFLLHYTGFEAFEFPNKLIWMCIVINGLIGTVLSEFLWLWGCFLTSSLIGTLALSLTIPLSIIADMCMQKVQFSWLFFAGAVPVFFSFFIATLLCHYNNWDPVMVGVRRIFAFICRKHRIQRMPEESEQCESLIPMHSVSQDGDGCSS, translated from the exons tATGTTTTTTCAAGGTACAACAAACCCTTTTTCAGTACATTTGCAAAAACATCCATGTTTGTTCTGTACCTCTTCGGATTTATTGTTTGGAAGCCATGGAGGCAACAGTGTACTCGTGGGTTTCGTGGAAGGCATGCAGCTTTT TTTGCAGATGCTGAAGGTTATTTTGCTGCTTGTACAACAGATAGCACTGTGAACAGTTCTCTG AGTGAACCGTTATATGTTCCTGTAAAGTTTCATGATTTGCCAACTGAAAAAAATGGCAGTAATAGTAGTGATGCAGAGAAAA CACCCAAGAAGCCTCGTGTGAGGTTCAGTAACATCATGGAGATCCGGCAGCTCCCATCCAGCCATGCTTTGGAGGCAAAGCTGTCCCGCATGTCATATCCAAACGTGAAGGAGCAGGAATCCATCTTAAAAACTGTAGGAAAACTCACTGCAAGCCAAGTAGCAAAaattagctttttcttttgcttcgTG tgGTTCTTGGCAAATTTCTCATACCAAGAAGCTCTGTCAGATACCCAAGTGGCCATAGTTAATATCTTGTCATCAACCTCTG GGCTTTTTACATTAATCTTAGCTGCAGTCTTTCCCAGTAACAGTGGAGATCGGTTTACCCTGTCCAAATTATTAGCTGTTATTTTAAG caTTGGTGGTGTGGTACTTGTTAACCTTTCTGGATCTGAAAAATCTGCTGGAAAAGATACCATAG gtTCCATTTGGTCTCTTGTAGGAGCAATGCTGTATGCTGTCTACATAGTAATGATAAAAAGGAAAGTAGATAGAGAAGATAAACTTGACATACCAATGTTCTTTG GTTTTGTAGGACTGTTTAATCTGTTGCTGCTGTGGCCAGGGTTCTTCCTGCTTCACTATACTGGGTTTGAAGCATTTGAGTTTCCCAATAAACTGATATGGATGTGCATTGTCATAAATGGCCTTATTGGAACAGTTTTGTCAGAGTTTCTCTGGCTGTG GGGCTGCTTTCTTACCTCATCACTGATAGGCACACTTGCCCTAAGCCTTACAATACCTCTGTCCATAATAGCTGACATGTGCATGCAAAAG GTGCAGTTTTCCTGGTTATTTTTTGCAGGAGCAGTaccagtatttttttcatttttcattgcaACTCTCTTGTGTCACTATAACAACTGGGATCCAGTGATGGTGGGAGTCAGAAGAATTTTTGCCTTTATTTGTAGAAAACATCGAATTCAGAG AATGCCAGAAGAAAGTGAGCAGTGTGAAAGCCTCATCCCTATGCATAGTGTTTCACAGGATGGAGATGGATGCAGTTCGTAG